One genomic window of Gossypium hirsutum isolate 1008001.06 chromosome D11, Gossypium_hirsutum_v2.1, whole genome shotgun sequence includes the following:
- the LOC107913204 gene encoding CDPK-related kinase 5 isoform X1, whose product MGLCTSKPSPNPSFPPDSRNTPIHPRNKDIHHNSNSVPASPLPDVVNGNRNHNLDQAKGTEEKESSNSNNEGKKSPFFPFYSPSPAHYLFSKKSPARSSANSTPKRFFRKPFPPPSPAKHIRAVLARRHGSVKPNESAIPEGTEADGDGAAGATGAGLDKSFGFSKHFGSKYELGEEVGRGHFGYTCAAKFKKGELKGQQVAVKVIPKAKMTTAIAIEDVRREVKILRALSGHNNLVQFYDAYEDHDNVYIVMELCEGGELLDRILSRGGKYTEDDAKDVMIQILNVVSFCHLQGVVHRDLKPENFLFTSKDENSQLKAIDFGLSDFVKPDERLNDIVGSAYYVAPEVLHRSYSTEADVWSTGVIAYILLCGSRPFWARTESGIFRAVLKADPSFDEAPWPALSSEARDFVKRLLNKDPRKRLTAAQALSHPWIKNYNDVKVPLDILIFKLLKAYLRSSSLRKAALRALSKTLTVDELFYLKEQFALLEPNKNGTISLENIKVALMKNATDAMKESRIPEFLASLSALQYRRMDFDEFCAAALSVHQLEALDRWEQHARCAYELFEKDGNRAIVIDELASELGLSPSVPVHAVLHDWIRHTDGKLSFLGFIKLLHGVSSRTFAKAQ is encoded by the exons ATGGGTCTTTGCACTTCCAAACCATCCCCAAACCCTTCTTTTCCTCCTGATTCAAGGAATACTCCTATCCATCCCCGGAATAAAGATATCCACCATAACTCTAACTCGGTTCCAGCTTCGCCTTTGCCTGATGTAGTAAATGGTAACCGCAACCACAACTTAGATCAAGCTAAAGGAacagaagaaaaagaaagttcGAATTCCAACAATGAAGGCAAGAAGTCGCCCTTTTTTCCGTTTTATAGTCCTAGTCCAGCTCACTACTTGTTCTCCAAGAAGTCTCCGGCGAGATCTTCGGCCAATTCCACTCCGAAACGGTTTTTCAGGAAGCCGTTCCCTCCGCCTTCTCCGGCCAAGCATATTAGGGCAGTTCTTGCTCGACGGCACGGGTCTGTGAAGCCGAATGAGTCCGCCATACCGGAAGGAACTGAGGCGGACGGTGATGGTGCGGCGGGAGCCACCGGTGCTGGACTGGATAAGAGCTTCGGCTTTTCGAAGCATTTTGGGAGCAAGTACGAGCTTGGAGAAGAGGTAGGGAGAGGCCATTTCGGTTACACTTGTGCGGCGAAGTTTAAGAAAGGAGAGCTTAAAGGGCAGCAAGTTGCCGTTAAAGTGATACCTAAAGCGAag ATGACTACAGCGATCGCCATTGAGGATGTTAGAAGGGAGGTAAAGATATTGAGAGCTCTGTCTGGACATAACAATCTAGTACAATTCTATGATGCCTACGAGGACCACGATAATGTATATATAGTAATGGA ATTATGTGAAGGAGGCGAACTCTTGGACAGAATTCTTTCAAG GGGTGGAAAATACACTGAGGATGATGCAAAAGATGTGATGATTCAGATACTTAATGTAGTTTCCTTTTGCCATCTGCAGGGTGTCGTGCACCGCGATCTTAAACCTGAG AATTTCTTGTTTACATCAAAGGATGAAAATTCACAATTGAAGGCCATAGATTTTGGCTTGTCAGATTTTGTGAAACCAG ATGAAAGGCTTAATGACATCGTTGGTAGTGCATACTATGTAGCACCAGAAGTTCTACATAGGTCTTACAGTACAGAAGCAGACGTCTGGAGTACAGGTGTGATTGCATATATTTTGTTGTGTGGTAGTCGGCCATTTTGGGCCCGAACAGAGTCTGGGATTTTTCGGGCTGTTCTAAAAGCTGATCCAAGTTTTGATGAAGCACCCTGGCCAGCTCTATCTTCTGAGGCAAGGGATTTTGTGAAACGCTTACTGAACAAGGACCCAAGGAAAAGACTGACTGCAGCCCAAGCCTTGA GTCATCCCTGGATAAAAAATTATAACGATGTGAAAGTACCCTTGGATATACTTATATTCAAACTCTTGAAGGCTTACCTGCGCTCTTCATCTCTTCGGAAAGCTGCATTAAGG GCACTGTCTAAAACTTTGACTGTGGATGAGCTATTTTACTTGAAGGAGCAGTTTGCACTATTGGAACCAAACAAAAATGGAACTATAAGCTTGGAAAATATTAAAGTG GCCCTGATGAAAAATGCAACAGATGCCATGAAGGAGTCTCGCATCCCCGAATTTCTAGCATCC CTAAGTGCACTTCAATACAGAAGGATGGACTTTGATGAATTCTGTGCGGCTGCATTAAGTGTTCATCAGCTGGAGGCTCTTGATCGATGGGAACAACATGCTCGTTGTGCTTATGAGCTTTTTGAGAAGGATGGAAATAGAGCTATTGTCATTGATGAGTTAGCTTCG
- the LOC107913204 gene encoding CDPK-related kinase 5 isoform X2, whose protein sequence is MGLCTSKPSPNPSFPPDSRNTPIHPRNKDIHHNSNSVPASPLPDVVNGNRNHNLDQAKGTEEKESSNSNNEGKKSPFFPFYSPSPAHYLFSKKSPARSSANSTPKRFFRKPFPPPSPAKHIRAVLARRHGSVKPNESAIPEGTEADGDGAAGATGAGLDKSFGFSKHFGSKYELGEEVGRGHFGYTCAAKFKKGELKGQQVAVKVIPKAKMTTAIAIEDVRREVKILRALSGHNNLVQFYDAYEDHDNVYIVMELCEGGELLDRILSRGGKYTEDDAKDVMIQILNVVSFCHLQGVVHRDLKPENFLFTSKDENSQLKAIDFGLSDFVKPDERLNDIVGSAYYVAPEVLHRSYSTEADVWSTAPWPALSSEARDFVKRLLNKDPRKRLTAAQALSHPWIKNYNDVKVPLDILIFKLLKAYLRSSSLRKAALRALSKTLTVDELFYLKEQFALLEPNKNGTISLENIKVALMKNATDAMKESRIPEFLASLSALQYRRMDFDEFCAAALSVHQLEALDRWEQHARCAYELFEKDGNRAIVIDELASELGLSPSVPVHAVLHDWIRHTDGKLSFLGFIKLLHGVSSRTFAKAQ, encoded by the exons ATGGGTCTTTGCACTTCCAAACCATCCCCAAACCCTTCTTTTCCTCCTGATTCAAGGAATACTCCTATCCATCCCCGGAATAAAGATATCCACCATAACTCTAACTCGGTTCCAGCTTCGCCTTTGCCTGATGTAGTAAATGGTAACCGCAACCACAACTTAGATCAAGCTAAAGGAacagaagaaaaagaaagttcGAATTCCAACAATGAAGGCAAGAAGTCGCCCTTTTTTCCGTTTTATAGTCCTAGTCCAGCTCACTACTTGTTCTCCAAGAAGTCTCCGGCGAGATCTTCGGCCAATTCCACTCCGAAACGGTTTTTCAGGAAGCCGTTCCCTCCGCCTTCTCCGGCCAAGCATATTAGGGCAGTTCTTGCTCGACGGCACGGGTCTGTGAAGCCGAATGAGTCCGCCATACCGGAAGGAACTGAGGCGGACGGTGATGGTGCGGCGGGAGCCACCGGTGCTGGACTGGATAAGAGCTTCGGCTTTTCGAAGCATTTTGGGAGCAAGTACGAGCTTGGAGAAGAGGTAGGGAGAGGCCATTTCGGTTACACTTGTGCGGCGAAGTTTAAGAAAGGAGAGCTTAAAGGGCAGCAAGTTGCCGTTAAAGTGATACCTAAAGCGAag ATGACTACAGCGATCGCCATTGAGGATGTTAGAAGGGAGGTAAAGATATTGAGAGCTCTGTCTGGACATAACAATCTAGTACAATTCTATGATGCCTACGAGGACCACGATAATGTATATATAGTAATGGA ATTATGTGAAGGAGGCGAACTCTTGGACAGAATTCTTTCAAG GGGTGGAAAATACACTGAGGATGATGCAAAAGATGTGATGATTCAGATACTTAATGTAGTTTCCTTTTGCCATCTGCAGGGTGTCGTGCACCGCGATCTTAAACCTGAG AATTTCTTGTTTACATCAAAGGATGAAAATTCACAATTGAAGGCCATAGATTTTGGCTTGTCAGATTTTGTGAAACCAG ATGAAAGGCTTAATGACATCGTTGGTAGTGCATACTATGTAGCACCAGAAGTTCTACATAGGTCTTACAGTACAGAAGCAGACGTCTGGAGTACAG CACCCTGGCCAGCTCTATCTTCTGAGGCAAGGGATTTTGTGAAACGCTTACTGAACAAGGACCCAAGGAAAAGACTGACTGCAGCCCAAGCCTTGA GTCATCCCTGGATAAAAAATTATAACGATGTGAAAGTACCCTTGGATATACTTATATTCAAACTCTTGAAGGCTTACCTGCGCTCTTCATCTCTTCGGAAAGCTGCATTAAGG GCACTGTCTAAAACTTTGACTGTGGATGAGCTATTTTACTTGAAGGAGCAGTTTGCACTATTGGAACCAAACAAAAATGGAACTATAAGCTTGGAAAATATTAAAGTG GCCCTGATGAAAAATGCAACAGATGCCATGAAGGAGTCTCGCATCCCCGAATTTCTAGCATCC CTAAGTGCACTTCAATACAGAAGGATGGACTTTGATGAATTCTGTGCGGCTGCATTAAGTGTTCATCAGCTGGAGGCTCTTGATCGATGGGAACAACATGCTCGTTGTGCTTATGAGCTTTTTGAGAAGGATGGAAATAGAGCTATTGTCATTGATGAGTTAGCTTCG